From Dehalococcoidia bacterium, the proteins below share one genomic window:
- a CDS encoding membrane dipeptidase, which translates to MTGLPLVLRALKARGYSDDRIERICNGNWLRVMREVWGE; encoded by the coding sequence GTGACGGGGCTGCCGCTGGTGTTGCGGGCGCTGAAGGCGCGCGGCTACTCGGACGACCGCATCGAGCGCATCTGCAACGGGAACTGGCTGCGGGTGATGCGGGAGGTGT